Below is a genomic region from Candidatus Coatesbacteria bacterium.
TCCAGCGGGCCGACACTCGGTTCCAGGCCGACGGGATGCAGGTGGATGACGTAGCGGATGCGTTCATCCGAGCCCAGGGCCGTAGGATTGGCCAGGGCTCCGCTGTAGAGCCCGGGTTCCTCCTCGTCCAGGGGGGCGTTGTCGAGCAGCAGGGTTACCTCGACGTCGCCGGAGGCGGTGAGCCGCTCCAACGGCGGGAGGGTCAACAGCGATTGACATAGTTGACGGTACTCGTCCCGCGAAGGTGCCACGGCGGTGGCGTAAAGGTTGCCCTCGAGCTCGACGGCGGCCTCGGTGCTGTGAGCCAGAGCCAGTCCCCCAGCGTACAGGTGGCCGGCGATCCAGACCAGGCCGAACAACAGGGCGATAAACAGGCCGCGTTTGGCCCGCCGCCGGGCCAGTAGGCGGGTCAAGCGCTGCAGCTCATCGCGGTCCATCACCCGGTCGCTGTTCGGCGCATCCATGGCGGGGTCCTCGTGTGGCGTTAGCAGGCGATTCCGGCGGCGCCGGGACGACTTGTCAGCGCTTCAGCCGGTGCCCACGGCGGTCTGGGACGATCCGCGGAACGTCAGGTTCCGACGCTCAACCACCGACTCTGCGACGGAAGCGGCCGCCCACCCAACCACCCAGCAGGCGTTCGAGTTCCGCGATCTCGAGCTCCTGCTCGACGGCGCGCTCGGCCAGCCAGGCCCGGTGCTCCTCGTCGGCCTGAGCCGGCGTCAGCTCGCCGTCGCCGACCCGGACCGCCAGCTCGCCCAGCAGCTCGCTCTGGGCCGCGGCCAGGGCGTCGAGCTCCTCGCGCAAACCGATGTCGGCGATGCCCCCGCTCAGGACCGCGGCGGGATCAGCCGTCGGCTCGTCGGCATCAACTCGGGTCGTGACGACCGCTTCGGTCAGCGCAGGCTCGCCCCCGTCGTCGCAAGCCGCCGTCAACAACAGGAACAGGACGCCGATACTGAGGAGAATCCGCATCATCAACCCTTGAAACCGTGCTCGGCCAGGAAGTCGCCGTCCAGCCCGCCGGATCCGCCGCCGGTCAAACGCTCCAGATACCGGGCCAGCAGGTCGACCTCGACGTTGAGACGAGCGCCGCCGCTCAGCCCGCCCAGGGTGGTGGCGGCCGCCGTGTGCGGGATCAGGCCCACGCTGAAACGCACCCCGGCGACCGCGATGACCGTCAGGCTGACCCCGTCCAGCGTTACCGAGCCCTTGGGCGCCAGATACCTGGACAGGCGCGGTTCGTCCAGCTCCAGAACGAGCCGCCGGGCGGCCCCTTCCCACCGCACCTCGCGCAGCCGCGCCGTGCCGTCGACGTGACCCTGGACCAGATGGCCGTCCAGGCCGTCACCCAGCCGCAGGGCGCGCTCCAGGTTCACCACGGCGCCGGGCGCCAGCCCACCCAGGTTGGTCCGCCGCAGGGTCTCGGGCATCGCCTCGGCGCTGAAGCCGTCTTCGGTGACAGCCACGGCCGTCAGGCAGGCGCCGTTGACCGCTACGGAATCCCCGAGCGCCAGGCCCGCCGCCGTCGCAGGGGCCTGTAGCTCCAACCGCGCCACCCCGCCCGGCCGCAGCCCGACCAGACGGCCGATCTCGCTGAT
It encodes:
- a CDS encoding riboflavin synthase, with the translated sequence MFTGIISEIGRLVGLRPGGVARLELQAPATAAGLALGDSVAVNGACLTAVAVTEDGFSAEAMPETLRRTNLGGLAPGAVVNLERALRLGDGLDGHLVQGHVDGTARLREVRWEGAARRLVLELDEPRLSRYLAPKGSVTLDGVSLTVIAVAGVRFSVGLIPHTAAATTLGGLSGGARLNVEVDLLARYLERLTGGGSGGLDGDFLAEHGFKG